One bacterium DNA window includes the following coding sequences:
- a CDS encoding class I SAM-dependent methyltransferase, translated as MKMGNVIHVGFVAARNFVVGSNLAALTLVRHPYQMLYYIGECLFLFKTLLNRRKLPQPALGRVLAQVKTEEELRLGNLKGYTWFLENPTLAADIVGLCLLCRAIKPRVIFEIGTQTGYTALHLALNSPDDATVYTLDLPPDRSPDVALKTTLADARERRKKVAVKRPCFEDSSVAHKIACLTGDSAVFDYSPYHGRVDLFFIDGAHSYEYVRSDTSHALECCHSGSFIIWHDYGRVEVGGVERFLHEMKQDGHDVRAIPGGSLAYMTVH; from the coding sequence ATGAAAATGGGGAACGTGATTCATGTCGGCTTCGTGGCGGCGAGAAATTTCGTAGTGGGGAGCAATCTGGCTGCACTGACCCTCGTCCGACATCCATACCAGATGCTATACTATATCGGCGAGTGTCTGTTCCTCTTCAAGACCCTTCTGAACAGGCGGAAATTACCCCAACCGGCCCTAGGTCGAGTTCTCGCCCAAGTGAAAACTGAGGAAGAACTCCGACTCGGTAATCTCAAAGGTTATACGTGGTTCCTTGAGAATCCGACGCTTGCCGCCGATATCGTGGGTCTCTGTCTTCTCTGTCGAGCGATCAAGCCACGGGTCATTTTCGAAATCGGAACGCAGACCGGATATACCGCCCTGCATCTGGCGCTCAACAGCCCCGACGACGCCACGGTGTACACTCTCGATCTTCCCCCGGACCGATCTCCCGACGTCGCGCTGAAAACGACTCTCGCTGATGCCCGCGAACGCAGAAAAAAAGTCGCCGTGAAGCGGCCCTGTTTCGAGGATTCATCCGTAGCGCACAAGATCGCGTGTTTGACGGGTGACAGTGCGGTATTCGACTACTCACCCTATCACGGAAGAGTGGATCTCTTCTTCATAGACGGCGCGCACAGCTATGAGTACGTCCGCTCCGATACCTCCCATGCTCTCGAGTGCTGCCATTCCGGAAGTTTTATCATCTGGCATGACTATGGACGTGTGGAAGTCGGAGGAGTCGAGCGCTTCCTGCACGAGATGAAGCAAGACGGCCATGACGTCCGTGCTATTCCGGGGGGATCGCTGGCCTACATGACCGTCCATTAG
- a CDS encoding maleylpyruvate isomerase N-terminal domain-containing protein, with protein sequence MNREEFGEQVEAAAQSMIAALQTLPPARAAEPLAEGKWSLRELAAHFLFWDTIVIRALEARMQGAEFDWSEYSDWDKLNTESTERMRSVPLARVATQWRITHETMMEALRRVPDEMLLENGEIPRWLIETVNDHYAYHAAQVERWMEKVRKEEGGRGGGELPVRNS encoded by the coding sequence ATGAATCGTGAGGAGTTTGGCGAGCAGGTCGAAGCGGCCGCCCAGAGCATGATCGCAGCCTTGCAGACCCTCCCGCCCGCGCGGGCCGCCGAGCCGCTGGCCGAGGGCAAATGGTCGCTGCGCGAGCTGGCCGCGCATTTCCTCTTCTGGGATACCATCGTGATCCGCGCGCTGGAGGCGCGGATGCAGGGTGCGGAGTTCGACTGGAGCGAATACTCCGACTGGGACAAGCTGAACACCGAATCAACCGAGCGGATGCGCTCTGTGCCTCTCGCCCGCGTGGCAACCCAATGGCGAATCACCCATGAAACGATGATGGAAGCGCTGCGTCGCGTTCCCGATGAAATGCTGCTCGAAAACGGTGAGATTCCGCGCTGGCTCATCGAAACCGTGAACGATCACTACGCGTATCATGCCGCGCAAGTGGAAAGATGGATGGAAAAGGTGAGGAAGGAGGAAGGAGGACGAGGCGGCGGGGAACTGCCGGTCAGGAATTCATAG
- a CDS encoding PorV/PorQ family protein gives MLHRGRVALAAIAVLAVFVGAHDSFAATGLAFLEIPVGGRESALGGCGAALISGPTSATYNPAAVAFSPRSVALMHTRHFADTRAQFLGFTVRRGKFAISPHYWGTRVADVEYRTSASRDPISTFDAVSSAVGAAVAYEINSRFAAGVTGRYLYQKIHVESSDGFAMDAGLLARELVSGFTLGLSAQHMGQMSEFASERPALPTALRGGAAFERALHNVGSLLVVAEAQAVKDNTPFFRGGIEYRAPDYVALRAGYVEGLDAQDVSFGLGFYVKHIRLDYAFIPYKENLGEGHRFSLALNL, from the coding sequence GTGCTTCACCGAGGGCGCGTCGCCTTAGCGGCAATCGCCGTTCTCGCGGTTTTCGTCGGGGCGCACGATAGCTTTGCCGCCACGGGTCTGGCGTTTCTCGAAATTCCCGTGGGCGGACGCGAGAGCGCTCTGGGCGGCTGCGGAGCGGCGCTGATCAGCGGGCCGACCTCGGCCACCTACAATCCGGCCGCGGTGGCGTTTTCCCCGCGCAGCGTGGCGCTCATGCACACGCGACATTTCGCCGACACCCGCGCGCAATTCCTGGGGTTCACGGTCCGGCGCGGTAAATTCGCGATCTCGCCCCACTACTGGGGAACGCGCGTCGCCGACGTCGAGTACCGCACCTCTGCCTCTCGCGATCCGATCTCCACCTTCGACGCCGTCAGTTCGGCGGTGGGCGCAGCCGTTGCCTATGAAATCAACTCCCGTTTCGCGGCCGGCGTCACTGGCCGTTATCTCTACCAGAAGATTCACGTGGAAAGCTCCGACGGATTCGCCATGGATGCCGGACTGCTCGCGCGCGAACTCGTTTCCGGCTTTACGCTCGGCCTGTCCGCGCAGCATATGGGACAAATGAGCGAGTTCGCCAGCGAACGTCCCGCCCTCCCCACCGCGCTGCGCGGCGGAGCGGCCTTCGAGCGCGCCCTCCACAACGTCGGATCGCTGCTGGTCGTCGCCGAGGCGCAAGCCGTGAAGGACAACACGCCATTTTTTAGAGGCGGAATCGAGTATCGCGCTCCCGACTACGTCGCACTGCGCGCCGGCTATGTTGAAGGATTGGACGCCCAAGACGTATCCTTCGGACTCGGCTTCTATGTCAAGCACATCCGTCTCGACTATGCCTTCATCCCGTACAAAGAGAACCTCGGCGAGGGCCACCGCTTCTCGCTGGCCCTAAACCTCTGA
- the sprA gene encoding cell surface protein SprA, whose product MSVCRKVRITPLHPILFIALLLALAPMARAGVGLSVSLTDNQTASRYLQHPARGISAFGVQPLGKPGETLTRQIRFDSSYTTVTHVVGHGVSHVYQPMIQPLADYVQDRLAWDVRDELVKKRKQTYKAQRKTGSGEGVAIDLPYRIKSRTFRRLFGGDNVGVRVQGNITINGSLRQQKFSELQTANQRNTNTAFRIDMIQRFTITGKVGEKVEVKVDQDSERLFDFENSLKLTYTGDEDEIVQKVEAGNVQLNLSGAKLATYSGKNTGLFGLKTEMKVGPLKVTGIASIERAQKNRQSPNQTTQQAVFNEKQFIANQYFWLTAVDIIPDSAGNPISIPNFRQNYRRFQNRQHLADGQGRQVGDIELFVSTTSLANPEQGQFPGRAAAIQFFDHLYSFPADTFPQDANHVAGVWRKLDKTNDYHIDRTLGFIRLNRALQGGEMLACAFTLQNSAGETAYTFGSMTIQDTTQYGQRRFLLLRYSDPSPSDSTWNLMFRHVYSLQATNLDPNNFKLTIRRTAASGQREETGPPGDNRSYLEFFKFDLEGQGGVPGADGLVDNYPAIVDWTRGELHFLDLRPFDPEGFYDPPTTLGGWQFDSLEAQVDSGGFAAPYLYDNKVSQHNQFGINWQLATEFKGSSSTFYLGHLVLEGSEEVTLNGQPLQRGVDYTIDYLSGQLRILNEAAKAPGANLDITYESGRVFQLDKTTLLGTRAEYSLWDESYIGGMWLYLNQKTLDRRVRIGNEPIRNTMWDVNTHLKFKPNFLSRLVDALPLVTTNAGSEIVIDAEVARVIPNPNSLESPNTGDRNGLAYVDDFEGSRRATPLGMQRRMWSLSSPPTDPAIDRRRGRLRWWNPNTRDQVPVREVFPDREVNSQVANTLQSLILEFTPDPAAVDKSESWGGVMRYLGEGYADQSRAQYLEFWIKLPSPSLQTGRLVVDLGVISEDAIPNGAMDSEDRPLPGQTRPTPTVELGNGLLSPEEDSGLDGIFSADPGDSAWWNGTGTDNYGTALTKTPSWDDWAHASGSSDFAQVNGTENNRNDEGGGYPDTEDLNNNDNLDVVKAYYSYDIELNDGSPYIAGGNYANNWRLFRIPINEENSPVRRSVGNADLTSVRWTRVYLTGFSEPVTIEMVQMDIVSNEWLAQFSGTDSTEYIQPTVVNTHENPGYVPPPGVEGEIDPITNLRQREQSLVLKINALDNDDATNIPSQFFIAKNLYQDLNMLEYRQLRMFVHGGGIPAEMTHPFPEERYQLFLRMGQNYSSIHDNYYEIITNVEEDWNPANNIDVTLNELALMHPKRGEAGLPASARFAMARNPDDPTGGDSLAIKGSPTMSRIGFIAVGVRLREKQFRGMDDEIWVDELRVSNIYKDPGTAAELSSSVQLADFISLSGGYTTRDADFHNVNTRVNAQQASSESWRGNVAVQLQKAYVERWGFRLPLNVAFSETNTTPRVIPGTDSRITPSEAPDSIKAHQETFSYRVQYSKGGNSPNPLVRWGLENLSGSWDYARDDRNDYNTEEAWNVQTGAQASYTIPTNKGRGVKPVWWLKQVPMLKKLGSPTFHYKPTKLLFSAQAARRQSYTADRPSFTVSANDPDSVIISQRVTRTTLFNTTRTFNTGFAPFRPLSLDFARTYKGLLDSTKTWMDVLQYDFGRTTELTQNVGTNYNPEFYRWFKPTFNYTAGYTWNNGNLSQSGRQGVSNQRNFGVDLQLDFRSILGQGGAPSRRPREKPPGPGEPIPQEEGAEATPETTPADTVRVKEPRPSLFSNLGKAFVPFKAALLLFDPVALSYDNGAGHSRTGTIGHAGLPYQLGLSMDPGIAVDTSVISTPAERRNEDFTARSGIRITKDIRSGFNYMHRTSQNISQLATGSVEQSVLWVGKDSDLQVFPFADITMDWSGLERIGFLSRVARSVSLTSSVSQKQRENWSGRSSNVTAREYTRQWGPLLGINFSWKGDIDSQIRYNTSKNFSEGVQQGNRSRSTDSQITGQVSYSIRTGLRLPLPFMSDLRLQNQTTFSLQADYRKQKQESADRPTSPYGLRAATSSWSLQPRITYSFSSSVQGQAYVQLQQNKDEIRESKNRLFEFGVNVNISIRG is encoded by the coding sequence CCCGCGCGCGGGATTTCGGCGTTTGGAGTGCAGCCGCTTGGCAAGCCGGGCGAAACTCTTACCCGGCAGATCCGTTTCGACAGCTCCTACACGACCGTCACCCACGTCGTGGGGCACGGCGTGAGCCACGTCTATCAACCGATGATTCAGCCACTCGCGGACTACGTGCAGGATCGCCTGGCGTGGGACGTGCGGGACGAGCTGGTCAAGAAGCGGAAGCAGACCTACAAGGCGCAGCGCAAGACGGGCAGCGGCGAGGGAGTGGCGATTGATCTGCCCTATCGGATCAAATCCCGCACGTTCCGCCGGCTGTTCGGCGGCGACAATGTGGGCGTGCGCGTGCAGGGCAACATCACGATCAACGGCAGCCTGCGGCAGCAGAAGTTCTCCGAGCTGCAAACCGCCAATCAACGAAATACGAATACGGCGTTCCGGATTGACATGATCCAACGCTTCACCATCACCGGCAAGGTCGGTGAGAAGGTGGAAGTGAAGGTGGATCAGGATTCGGAGCGGCTTTTCGATTTCGAGAATTCGCTCAAGCTCACCTACACCGGCGACGAAGACGAAATCGTGCAGAAAGTGGAGGCCGGCAACGTCCAGCTCAATCTGTCGGGCGCCAAGTTGGCCACCTACTCCGGCAAGAACACCGGACTGTTCGGACTGAAGACGGAGATGAAGGTCGGTCCGCTCAAGGTGACGGGGATCGCCTCTATCGAACGCGCCCAGAAGAACCGCCAGTCTCCCAACCAGACCACTCAGCAGGCGGTCTTCAATGAGAAGCAATTCATCGCCAACCAGTACTTCTGGCTGACGGCGGTGGATATAATCCCCGACAGTGCGGGAAATCCGATCTCGATTCCGAATTTCCGTCAGAACTACCGCCGATTCCAGAATCGTCAACATCTCGCCGACGGGCAAGGGCGACAGGTCGGGGATATTGAGCTCTTCGTCAGCACGACCAGCCTTGCGAATCCCGAACAAGGCCAATTCCCCGGGCGGGCGGCGGCGATTCAGTTCTTTGACCATTTGTATTCATTTCCCGCCGACACTTTCCCTCAGGACGCCAACCACGTGGCGGGAGTGTGGCGAAAGCTCGACAAGACCAACGACTACCACATTGACCGAACGCTCGGCTTCATTCGATTGAATCGCGCCCTGCAGGGAGGCGAGATGCTGGCCTGTGCGTTCACACTGCAGAACAGCGCCGGGGAAACCGCCTACACCTTCGGCTCGATGACGATACAGGACACGACTCAGTACGGGCAGCGCCGTTTCCTTCTCTTGCGCTACAGCGATCCGAGTCCTTCCGATTCCACGTGGAATTTGATGTTCCGTCACGTGTACAGTTTGCAGGCCACCAACCTCGATCCCAACAACTTCAAGCTGACGATCCGCCGCACGGCCGCCAGCGGGCAACGCGAGGAAACCGGCCCGCCGGGCGACAACCGGAGCTATCTCGAGTTCTTCAAGTTCGATCTCGAAGGGCAGGGCGGCGTGCCCGGCGCCGACGGACTGGTGGACAACTATCCGGCCATCGTGGACTGGACCCGCGGCGAGCTGCACTTCCTCGATCTGCGGCCGTTCGATCCGGAAGGATTCTATGATCCGCCGACCACGCTCGGTGGATGGCAGTTCGATTCCTTGGAAGCGCAAGTGGACTCGGGAGGTTTCGCCGCTCCCTATCTCTATGACAACAAGGTCAGCCAGCATAATCAGTTCGGCATCAACTGGCAATTGGCCACGGAGTTCAAAGGTTCGAGCTCGACATTCTATCTGGGACACCTTGTGCTGGAAGGCTCCGAAGAGGTCACCCTCAACGGGCAGCCTCTGCAGCGCGGAGTGGACTACACCATTGACTACCTCTCCGGTCAGCTTCGCATTCTCAACGAAGCCGCCAAAGCCCCCGGAGCGAATCTCGATATCACGTACGAATCGGGCCGGGTATTCCAACTCGACAAAACGACGCTCTTGGGCACGCGGGCCGAGTATAGTCTGTGGGACGAATCCTACATCGGCGGCATGTGGCTCTATCTCAACCAAAAGACGCTTGATCGCCGGGTACGGATCGGCAACGAGCCGATTCGCAACACCATGTGGGACGTCAACACGCATCTCAAGTTCAAGCCCAATTTCCTCTCGCGCCTGGTGGACGCGCTGCCGCTGGTAACGACCAATGCGGGATCGGAAATCGTCATTGACGCCGAGGTCGCCCGGGTGATTCCCAATCCCAATTCCCTGGAAAGCCCGAATACAGGCGACCGGAACGGATTGGCCTACGTGGACGACTTTGAGGGCTCGCGACGGGCCACCCCGCTCGGCATGCAGCGGCGAATGTGGTCGCTGTCGTCGCCCCCCACCGACCCGGCCATTGACCGGCGGCGGGGCCGGCTGCGCTGGTGGAATCCCAACACCCGCGATCAAGTCCCGGTCCGCGAGGTCTTCCCCGATCGTGAAGTGAACTCGCAAGTGGCCAACACGCTGCAGTCGCTGATTCTCGAATTCACCCCCGATCCGGCGGCGGTGGACAAATCCGAGAGCTGGGGCGGAGTCATGCGCTATCTCGGCGAAGGCTACGCCGACCAGTCACGTGCGCAATACCTTGAATTCTGGATCAAACTCCCTTCGCCCAGTCTGCAAACCGGACGGCTGGTGGTGGACCTCGGAGTGATCTCGGAAGACGCTATCCCGAACGGCGCGATGGATTCGGAAGATCGCCCGCTGCCGGGGCAGACCCGTCCCACTCCCACGGTCGAGCTGGGCAACGGTCTTCTGTCTCCCGAGGAAGACAGCGGTCTGGACGGCATCTTTTCGGCCGACCCCGGCGATTCGGCCTGGTGGAACGGCACCGGAACCGACAACTATGGCACTGCGCTGACCAAGACGCCTTCGTGGGACGATTGGGCGCACGCCTCGGGCAGCAGCGATTTCGCGCAGGTCAACGGCACCGAAAACAATCGCAACGATGAAGGGGGCGGCTACCCCGACACCGAAGACCTTAACAACAACGACAATCTCGACGTCGTCAAAGCCTACTATTCCTACGACATCGAACTGAACGACGGCAGCCCCTACATCGCCGGCGGCAACTACGCCAATAACTGGCGGTTGTTCCGCATCCCCATCAATGAAGAGAACTCTCCCGTCCGGAGGTCTGTCGGCAATGCCGATTTGACCAGTGTGCGTTGGACGCGAGTCTATCTGACCGGCTTCAGCGAACCGGTCACCATCGAGATGGTGCAGATGGACATCGTGTCCAACGAGTGGCTGGCTCAGTTCAGCGGCACGGACTCCACCGAATACATCCAGCCGACGGTGGTCAACACGCACGAGAATCCCGGCTATGTGCCGCCGCCAGGGGTGGAGGGCGAAATTGATCCGATCACCAACCTTCGCCAGCGCGAGCAGTCGCTGGTCCTCAAGATCAATGCGCTGGACAACGATGACGCCACGAATATCCCCTCCCAGTTTTTTATCGCCAAGAATCTCTATCAGGACCTCAACATGCTGGAGTACCGCCAGCTTCGGATGTTCGTTCACGGCGGCGGGATTCCGGCCGAGATGACTCATCCCTTCCCCGAAGAGAGATATCAACTCTTCCTGCGGATGGGACAGAACTATTCGAGTATCCATGACAACTACTATGAGATCATTACGAATGTCGAAGAAGACTGGAATCCCGCCAATAACATTGACGTGACCCTGAACGAGCTGGCGCTCATGCATCCGAAGCGGGGCGAGGCCGGTCTGCCGGCTTCGGCACGGTTTGCGATGGCCCGGAATCCCGACGATCCGACGGGCGGCGACAGCTTGGCCATCAAGGGCAGTCCCACTATGTCCCGGATCGGATTCATCGCCGTCGGGGTGCGACTGCGCGAGAAGCAATTCCGGGGAATGGACGACGAGATCTGGGTGGACGAACTCCGCGTCAGCAACATCTACAAGGATCCCGGCACGGCGGCCGAACTGAGTTCGTCGGTGCAGCTCGCCGATTTCATTTCGCTTTCCGGCGGCTACACCACGCGCGACGCGGATTTCCATAACGTAAACACGCGCGTCAACGCGCAGCAAGCGAGTTCCGAATCGTGGCGCGGCAACGTCGCCGTGCAGTTGCAGAAAGCCTATGTGGAGAGGTGGGGTTTCCGCCTGCCGCTGAACGTCGCTTTCAGCGAAACCAACACGACACCGCGCGTGATTCCCGGCACCGACAGCCGCATCACCCCTTCCGAGGCTCCCGACAGCATCAAGGCGCATCAGGAAACGTTCTCCTACCGCGTCCAGTACTCCAAGGGCGGGAACTCGCCCAATCCACTGGTGCGCTGGGGGCTCGAAAACCTCTCCGGAAGCTGGGACTATGCCCGCGACGACCGCAACGACTACAACACCGAAGAGGCGTGGAACGTCCAGACCGGCGCGCAGGCGTCCTATACGATTCCCACCAACAAGGGACGGGGGGTGAAGCCGGTCTGGTGGTTGAAACAAGTGCCGATGCTGAAGAAACTCGGCAGTCCCACCTTTCACTACAAGCCGACCAAACTGCTGTTCAGCGCGCAGGCCGCGCGACGACAATCGTACACCGCCGATCGTCCGTCGTTCACGGTCAGCGCCAACGATCCCGATTCGGTGATTATCAGCCAGCGCGTCACGCGCACGACCCTGTTTAACACCACGCGGACGTTCAACACGGGATTCGCGCCGTTCCGCCCCCTTTCGCTGGACTTCGCCCGCACTTACAAAGGACTTCTCGATTCCACCAAGACGTGGATGGACGTCCTTCAGTATGATTTCGGCCGCACCACCGAACTGACGCAGAACGTAGGAACCAACTACAATCCCGAGTTCTATCGCTGGTTCAAGCCGACGTTCAACTACACGGCCGGCTACACGTGGAACAACGGCAATCTATCGCAGAGCGGCCGACAGGGGGTAAGCAATCAACGCAATTTCGGAGTGGATCTGCAACTCGATTTCCGCTCGATTCTTGGGCAAGGCGGCGCTCCCAGCCGCCGCCCGCGCGAGAAGCCGCCCGGACCCGGCGAGCCGATTCCGCAGGAAGAGGGAGCCGAAGCCACACCGGAAACCACTCCCGCCGACACCGTGCGGGTCAAAGAACCCCGGCCGAGTTTGTTTTCCAATCTCGGCAAGGCGTTTGTGCCGTTCAAGGCCGCACTTCTGCTTTTCGATCCCGTTGCTCTGAGTTACGACAACGGGGCCGGACACAGCCGCACGGGAACCATCGGCCATGCCGGATTGCCGTATCAGCTCGGACTCTCGATGGATCCGGGTATCGCCGTTGACACTTCGGTGATTTCCACTCCCGCCGAGCGTCGCAACGAAGACTTCACGGCCCGTTCGGGTATACGCATCACCAAGGACATCCGCTCCGGCTTCAACTACATGCATCGGACATCACAGAACATCTCGCAGCTGGCCACGGGAAGCGTCGAACAGTCCGTGTTGTGGGTGGGCAAGGATTCCGATCTTCAGGTGTTCCCCTTCGCGGATATTACGATGGATTGGTCGGGACTCGAGCGGATCGGTTTCTTAAGCCGCGTGGCCCGATCCGTCAGCCTGACGTCGAGCGTGTCGCAGAAGCAGCGCGAGAACTGGTCGGGCCGGTCCAGCAACGTAACGGCCCGCGAATACACGCGGCAGTGGGGGCCGCTCCTCGGTATCAATTTCTCCTGGAAAGGAGACATTGACTCCCAGATCCGCTACAACACGTCCAAGAATTTCAGCGAAGGCGTGCAGCAGGGGAATCGCAGCCGCTCCACCGACAGTCAGATCACCGGTCAAGTTAGCTACTCGATCCGAACGGGTCTGCGGCTGCCGCTGCCGTTCATGAGCGATCTCCGGCTGCAGAATCAGACGACCTTCTCGCTGCAGGCCGACTATCGCAAGCAGAAGCAGGAGTCGGCGGATCGTCCCACCAGTCCCTATGGCCTGCGGGCGGCCACCAGTTCGTGGTCGTTGCAGCCCCGGATTACCTACAGTTTCTCTTCGAGCGTGCAGGGCCAGGCGTACGTGCAGCTTCAGCAGAACAAGGATGAGATCAGGGAGTCGAAGAATCGTCTGTTCGAGTTCGGCGTCAACGTGAACATCAGTATTCGCGGATGA
- a CDS encoding HEPN domain-containing protein, with the protein MKPLTMEWIEKAEEDFLTARRELRARRSPNFDAVCFHAQQCVEKYLKARLQEASIPFAKTHDLTVLLEAVLPVEPLWKPLHKALSDLSQRAVDVRYPGLTADRQMARTALKTCSEFRLLARSALEMSN; encoded by the coding sequence ATGAAGCCCCTCACGATGGAGTGGATTGAAAAAGCTGAAGAAGATTTCCTGACGGCTCGTCGAGAATTACGAGCTCGACGGTCTCCGAACTTCGATGCCGTCTGTTTTCACGCGCAACAGTGCGTAGAGAAATATCTAAAGGCTCGGCTTCAGGAAGCAAGTATTCCCTTTGCCAAGACACATGACCTCACGGTTTTGCTGGAAGCGGTCTTGCCGGTCGAACCGCTGTGGAAACCACTTCATAAGGCCCTAAGCGATTTGAGTCAGCGTGCCGTTGACGTGCGGTATCCGGGTCTCACGGCGGATCGGCAAATGGCAAGAACCGCATTGAAAACGTGCTCTGAATTTCGCTTGCTTGCGCGTTCGGCGCTTGAAATGAGCAATTAG
- a CDS encoding nucleotidyltransferase domain-containing protein has protein sequence MVSREDIRKLCDRIVERFHPHKVILFGSYAYGHPSPDSDVDLLVVMPHEGHASLTAAEIRGVVHGGFPLDLIVRSPAVIRQRLEWEDFFLREILEKGEVLYEAPHDGVD, from the coding sequence ATGGTTTCCCGCGAAGACATACGAAAACTCTGTGATCGGATCGTCGAGCGGTTTCATCCGCACAAGGTGATCCTGTTCGGCTCCTACGCGTATGGCCATCCTTCGCCCGATTCGGACGTGGATCTGTTGGTGGTGATGCCGCACGAGGGACATGCCAGCCTCACCGCCGCCGAAATACGTGGAGTGGTTCATGGCGGTTTTCCGTTGGATTTGATCGTCCGCTCGCCAGCGGTGATTCGTCAACGCTTGGAGTGGGAGGATTTCTTTTTACGCGAGATACTCGAAAAAGGGGAGGTTCTCTATGAAGCCCCTCACGATGGAGTGGATTGA